One stretch of Cygnus olor isolate bCygOlo1 chromosome 1, bCygOlo1.pri.v2, whole genome shotgun sequence DNA includes these proteins:
- the SYPL1 gene encoding synaptophysin-like protein 1 — MFGLQVDIGMLLEPLGFIKVLQWIFSIFAFATCGGFHGETTLLVSCKGVVNKTVTAAFAYPFRLNTIVFNAPDPKRCGGTWTDSYLVGNFSSSAQFFVTLAVLVLLYCIAALVVYVGYKHVYQHNSKFPLTDLLVTVIITFLWLVSTSAWAKALADIKISTGASIISQIDSCNAPGTTCHFVSVTRMGTLNVSVVFGLLNMVLWGGNIWFVYKDTNLHNQSNKISQVAGMYPAQRI, encoded by the exons ATGTTTGGTTTGCAGGTGGACATTGGCATGCTGCTGGAGCCCCTGGGCTTCATAAAGGTCCTTCAGTGG attttttccatttttgcttttgcaacCTGCGGAGGCTTTCATGGTGAAACTACCCTTTTAGTTTCCTGTAAGGGTGTGGTGAACAAAACTGTAACAGCTGCTTTTGCATATCCATTCAG gctgaataCTATTGTATTTAATGCACCAGATCCAAAACGCTGTGGTGGTACTTGGACTGACAGCTATCTCGTGGGCAACTTCTCCTCTTCTGCGCAGTTCTTTGTTACACTTGCAGTGTTGGTATTACTCTACTGCATTGCTGCCCTTGTTGTTTACGTTGGATATAAGCATGTGTATCAACACAATAGCAAGTTTCCACTAACT gACTTACTTGTCACTGTCATAATAACCTTTCTGTGGCTAGTCAGTACTTCTGCTTGGGCAAAGGCACTTGCTGACATCAAAATATCCACGGGGGCCAGTATTATTTCACAAATTGACTCTTGCAACGCACCAGGAACAACTTGTCACTTTGTTTCTGTGACTAGAATGGGAACTCTGAATGTGTCTGTG GTATTTGGCTTACTTAATATGGTTTTGTGGGGAGGAAATATTTGGTTTGTATACAAGGACACCAACTTGCACAACCAGTCAAACAAAATTTCTCAAGTTGCAGGAATGTATCCAGCTCAAAGAATATGA